In a genomic window of Ralstonia nicotianae:
- a CDS encoding glutamine amidotransferase, giving the protein MKTALALRHVPFEHLGVLESLLLGRGYAVRTLDAGLQPLPAEALAAADLVVVLGGPIGAFDDDRYPFLREETDAIARRLAARKPLLGICLGAQLMARALGAAVAPMGDNVKEIGFAPLTLTAEGAASPLAPLADGTPVLHWHGDRFELPPGATRLASTSVCAEQAFALGDHALGLQFHLEADLRELEAWLIGHAAELAAAGIDPRTLRGQAPALAAPLAQRAHDVFTAWLDRAEAHAARSAA; this is encoded by the coding sequence ATGAAAACCGCGCTCGCCCTGCGTCACGTCCCGTTCGAGCATCTGGGCGTCCTGGAATCGCTGCTGCTCGGACGCGGCTACGCGGTGCGCACGCTCGACGCCGGCCTGCAGCCGCTGCCGGCCGAAGCGCTGGCCGCGGCGGACCTGGTGGTGGTGCTGGGCGGCCCCATCGGCGCCTTCGACGATGATCGCTACCCCTTCCTGCGCGAGGAAACCGACGCCATCGCGCGGCGGCTGGCGGCACGCAAGCCGCTGCTCGGCATCTGCCTGGGCGCGCAGCTGATGGCGCGCGCGCTGGGTGCCGCCGTGGCGCCGATGGGCGACAACGTCAAGGAGATCGGCTTCGCGCCGTTGACGCTGACGGCCGAGGGCGCGGCCTCCCCGCTCGCGCCGCTGGCCGACGGCACGCCCGTGCTGCATTGGCACGGCGACCGGTTCGAGCTGCCGCCCGGCGCCACACGGCTGGCATCCACATCGGTCTGCGCGGAACAGGCCTTTGCCCTGGGCGACCACGCGCTCGGCCTGCAATTCCATCTGGAGGCCGATCTGCGCGAACTCGAGGCCTGGCTGATCGGGCATGCGGCCGAGCTGGCCGCCGCGGGCATCGACCCGCGCACGCTGCGCGGGCAGGCCCCCGCGCTGGCCGCACCGCTGGCGCAGCGCGCCCACGATGTCTTCACCGCGTGGCTGGATCGCGCCGAGGCTCACGCCGCGCGGAGCGCCGCATGA
- a CDS encoding MOSC domain-containing protein: protein MMLPAPIRIDALLTGRAVDYTRPGSRSAIDKRPVADAVQIGPDGIVGDEQGDLRVHGGPDKAIHHYPFDHYPAWQADLGAHPLLARPGAFGENISTRGLTEADLCVGDRLRAGEVVLEVSQLRQPCWKLNDRFAQRDMARRVQQTGRTGWYYRVLQGGTLRAGDTLAWLERPWPQWPLARVLDVLYRNMLDADALGDMLALPLTPSWRKLVENRLARGEVESWDKRIEGPARDPSGRAPQA, encoded by the coding sequence ATGATGCTGCCCGCCCCCATCCGCATCGATGCCCTCCTGACTGGCCGGGCCGTCGACTACACCCGCCCCGGCTCGCGCAGCGCCATCGACAAGCGGCCGGTAGCCGATGCGGTGCAGATCGGCCCCGACGGCATCGTCGGCGACGAGCAAGGCGACCTGCGCGTGCACGGCGGGCCCGACAAGGCGATCCACCACTACCCGTTCGACCACTACCCGGCCTGGCAGGCCGACCTCGGTGCGCACCCGCTGCTGGCCCGGCCCGGCGCGTTCGGCGAGAACATCAGCACGCGGGGCCTCACCGAAGCCGATCTCTGCGTCGGCGACCGGCTGCGCGCGGGCGAGGTGGTGCTGGAGGTTTCGCAGCTGCGCCAGCCGTGCTGGAAGCTCAACGACCGCTTCGCACAGCGCGACATGGCCCGTCGCGTGCAGCAGACCGGCCGCACGGGCTGGTACTACCGGGTGCTGCAAGGCGGCACGCTGCGCGCGGGCGACACACTCGCCTGGCTGGAACGCCCGTGGCCGCAATGGCCGCTGGCGCGTGTGCTGGACGTGCTCTATCGGAACATGCTGGACGCGGACGCGCTCGGCGACATGCTGGCGCTGCCGCTGACACCGTCGTGGCGCAAGCTGGTGGAGAACCGGCTGGCACGCGGCGAGGTGGAAAGCTGGGACAAGCGGATCGAAGGCCCGGCACGCGATCCCTCGGGCCGCGCGCCGCAGGCCTGA